In Macadamia integrifolia cultivar HAES 741 chromosome 1, SCU_Mint_v3, whole genome shotgun sequence, a single window of DNA contains:
- the LOC122067746 gene encoding BEACH domain-containing protein C2-like: protein MAHGDNEQEGFFAIHASPESVIIVDFNAPAAHVALHKWQPKAPDGQGTPFLFQHGKAVASSNGGAFMRMFKGPAGSGFEEWQFPQALAFAASGIRSSALVSITCDEEIITGGHADNSVKVISSDGARTIETATGHCAPVTCLALCADSNCLVTGSRDTTVILWRVHRASESHSSNISDPTISSGAPTYSSSGHLANILADSSQRLRIEGPIHVLRGHLSEITCCCVSSDLAVVASCSNSSNVLLHSIAKGRLITRLVGVEAHSLCLSSRGVLMTWIKSEQRLSTFTVNGIPIATAQLSSGPISISCMEVSVDGENALIAISSCLDNDGTNNTSRNVESNENEAEGIDLGVNRKSPNNRLTVPVPSICFLDLHSLKVFHTLKLGEGQDITALALNKDNTNLLVSTADKKLIVFTDPALGGSGGSNA, encoded by the exons ggttttttcgctatacaTGCATCACCCGAATCTGTCATTATTGTTGATTTTAATGCTCCAGCAGCTCATGTTGCACTACACAAGTGGCAGCCAAAAGCTCCTGATGGCCAGGGTACACCATTCCTTTTTCAGCATGGAAAAGCTGTTGCAAGCTCCAATGGTGGAGCATTCATGCGCATGTTCAAAGGGCCAGCCGGATCTGGTTTTGAAGAATGGCAGTTTCCCCAGGCATTAGCATTTGCAGCATCAGGAATCAGAAGCTCAGCTCTGGTTTCCATAACATGTGACGAAGAAATCATCACTG GTGGGCACGCAGACAACAGTGTCAAGGTAATATCATCTGATGGAGCCAGAACCATTGAAACAGCCACAGGACATTGTGCTCCTGTGACATGCCTTGCTTTGTGTGCTGATAGCAACTGCCTTGTAACTGGGTCTCGAGATACGACTGTGATACTCTGGAGGGTGCATCGGGCTTCTGAATCACATTCAAGCAATATTTCAGACCCTACAATTTCATCTGGCGCACCCACTTATTCTAGTAGTGGTCATCTAGCAAACATCTTGGCAGACAGTAGTCAGAGACTGCGTATCGAAGGCCCAATACACGTCCTCAGAGGCCATCTTAGTGAAATAACTTGCTGCTGTGTCAGTTCTGATCTGGCAGTAGTTGCTTCATGCTCCAACTCTTCGAACGTGCTGCTTCATTCTATAGCAAAGGGCCGTTTGATCACGAGACTGGTGGGTGTGGAGGCACATTCTCTCTGCCTTTCATCTCGAGGTGTCCTAATGACTTGGATCAAATCAGAGCAGAGGCTCAGCACCTTCACTGTCAATGGGATTCCGATTGCCACAGCACAattgtcatctggccctatcaGCATTAGTTGCATGGAAGTCTCAGTTGATGGAGAAAATGCTCTGATTGCGATTAGTTCATGTTTGGATAATGATGGGACCAATAATACCAGCAGAAATGTGGAATCCAATGAGAATGAGGCTGAAGGTATTGACCTAGGAGTGAATAGGAAGAGCCCTAACAACAGGCTGACTGTTCCGGTGCCTTCAATTTGTTTCCTGGATCTGCACTCACTTAAG GTATTTCATACATTGAAGTTAGGAGAAGGGCAGGATATTACTGCTCTGGCTCTAAACAAGGATAACACAAACCTTTTAGTGTCAACAGCAGATAAAAAGTTGATAGTCTTCACTGATCCGGCT TTGGGTGGAAGTGGTGGATCAAATGCTTAA